The following coding sequences lie in one Plasmodium berghei ANKA genome assembly, chromosome: 7 genomic window:
- a CDS encoding Rab5-interacting protein, putative — MTKPNKNGSELFKKLLHDKLTKNEMDDVFFYYKQIIGIIAGAICGIIGIKGLLGFIFFLIFQFLMSVILYNKKIDENYYIDNYNIVTSNLSVAIPAFVVSWITVNTVLL; from the exons atgacaaagccaaataaaaatggcaGTGAATTATTTAAGAAGCTTCTTCATGATAAGCTGACTAAG AATGAAATGGAcgatgtttttttttattataaacaaataatag GTATAATAGCTGGTGCTATATGTGGAATAATAGGAATCAAAGGATTATTaggatttatattttttctcataTTTCAATTCCTTATGTCTGTTATTctatacaataaaaaaatagatgaaaattattatattgataACTATAACATTGTAACTAGTAATTTATCCGTTGCTATACCGGCATTTGTG GTATCATGGATAACAGTGAACACAGTACTACTTTAA
- a CDS encoding RNA-binding protein, putative, translating into MTSNDIINEPNDNDTSSKIKENKNEETGKKVIDNISLENESDNNCENREKRERSLSNSSYRRGKKKMCCCHEKSMSKCSNKNDKSSSSSRSKNTDTLSTASTGIIEYGSSSKTINEPFKFFIGGIPQNITNKYITEYFEKYGPVQNVVIAQDHETKRNRGFAFVTMSSHINKDQILMDSHELNGKRVDVREEHNTTPSDIQRKIFVGGLSYYWTKDTLERHKQLKNKINIYIIEYYAIMQIFVCMRTYFSAFGEIDIVQIVVDSSGRSRCFGFVVFTNESSVAKVLKHKRHKIYDKMVEVRKAEPKKPKMSIKRQNNKSHSKYSHLPPFMGPFPYNKESMSQWANFMYNACGVPFLFNQRFQNVPDFYSNYNYYPNSIENMQQPDYNN; encoded by the exons atgacttcaaatgatataataaatgaaccaaatgataatgatacatcctcaaaaataaaagaaaataaaaatgaagaaaccGGGAAAAAAGTAATAGACAATATTTCTCTCGAAAATGAAAGTGACAACAATTGTGAAAACAGAGAAAAACGAGAACGAAGTTTATCTAACAGTTCTTATAGGCGTG gaaaaaaaaaaatgtgttgTTGCCATGAAAAAAGCATGTCAAAATGCTCTaacaaaaatgataaaagtAGTTCATCCTCTAGGAGCAAAAATACGGATACTCTAAGTACTG CTTCAACAGGAATTATTGAATATGGAAGTAGCTCAAAAACTATAAATGAaccatttaaatttttcattgGAGGAATTCcacaaaatattacaaataaa tatataaccgaatattttgaaaaatatggaCCTGTGCAAAATGTAGTTATCGCACAAGATCACGAGACAAAAAGGAACAGAGGGTTTGCCTTTGTAACCATGTCAtctcatataaataaagatcaaatattaatg GATTCTCATGAATTGAATGGGAAACGAGTGGATGTTCGTGAGGAACACAATACAACACCCTCAGATATtcaaagaaaaatatttgtagGCGGATTAAGCTACTATTGGACTAAAGATACTTTAGAAAGGCataaacaattaaaaaataaaataaatatatatataatagaatATTATGCGATTATGCAGATATTTGTATGTATGAGAAC tTATTTTTCGGCATTTGGAGAAATAGATATAGTACAAATTGTTGTAGATTCTAGTGGTAGATCTCGATGTTTTGGTTTTGTAGTTTTCACAAATGAATCATCAGTTGCAAAAGTTCTCAAGCACAAAAGgcataaaatttat gATAAAATGGTTGAAGTTAGAAAAGCCGAACCTAAGAAGCCAAAAATGTCTATAAAAcgacaaaataataaaag TCATTCAAAATATTCCCACCTTCCTCCTTTTATGGGCCCTTTCCCTTATAACAAAGAAAGTATGAGTCAGTGGGCAAATTTTATGTACAATGCATGTGGAGTAccctttttatttaaccAAAGGTTTCAAAACGTTCCAGATTTTTATTCCaactataattattatcCAAATTCGATTGAAAATATGCAACAACCGGATTATAacaattaa
- a CDS encoding acylated pleckstrin-homology domain-containing protein, putative, translating into MGNTVPYSCYERWGKRTPDGPLINYNPEMTNNGPLSNLIENFNYELKQEKYNANQKEYNGTNTNQGIVNSHGNLGDLNNSNNNDDSNIKPNVIRNARRRPTYSPTARKINIKDEIYDDEDEDEDEKLSTDNSGEDISAKNLKDEKIKEYRKILTKVVKIKTTIFHETVKVTCSKDGKLLEWYKGKADDDGHKKPIGSFPLNKITSIRTKVDNLKSLEISVSSVNINTYLFTFKTREERESWQNHLESFKNIMDMK; encoded by the exons atgggAAATACAGTTCCATATAGCTGTTATGAAAGATGGGGGAAAAGAACGCCCGATGGTCCTCTGATAAATTACAATCCAGAAATG ACAAATAACGGACCTTTATCGAATTTGATAGAAAATTTTAACTATGAATTAAaacaagaaaaatataatgcaAATCAAAAAGAGTATAATGGAACTAACACAAATCAGGGAATAGTAAACAGTCATGGAAATTTAGgtgatttaaataatagtaaCAATAATGACGATAGCAACATAAAACCAAATGTTATAAGAAATGCAAGAAGAAGGCCTACATATTCCCCAACAGCTcgaaaaataaacataaaagatgaaatatatgatgATGAAGATGAAGATGAAGATGAAAAGTTATCTACAGATAATTCAGGGGAAGATATTTCAgcaaaaaatttaaaagatgaaaaaattaaagaataccgaaaaatattaactaaagttgttaaaataaaaactacTATTTTTCATGAAACTGTTAAAGTAACATGTTCAAAAGATGGGAAACTTCTTGAATGGTATAAAGGGAAAGCAGATGATGATGGACATAAAAAGCCTATTGGGTCTTTTcctttaaataaaataacatcAATACGAACCAAAGTAGATAATCTTAAATCCCTTGAAATATCTGTTAGTAGTGTGAACATTAATACTTACCTTTTCACATTTAAAACTAGAGAAGAAAGGGAAAGTTGGCAAAACCATTTAGAATcgtttaaaaatattatggaTATGAAATAG